The nucleotide window GTTAAAAAAATCAGGTTCATGTCATAGCTCCTACAAGGAAATCAACAATTATTCACAGAGCTTTCGTTGATTCACTCAGTGaataatgaatatttacaaatataacaaaataattcaaGGGAtttttcattcaattcaattaacaaaacaaagagattCTCAGTCACAGCAGAACAGAAGCACTTTGTGGCATCATAAATTAACAATCATCTGATCTTCTGACGCTACCTTTGTTCTAATAATCCAGGCTATTTACAGGCATTTATGCAACTCTGCTGTTATTGCTGTCGCTTGTAAAATAATAAACCCTCAACAAAACCACAAACCCATGAACTTTAACATTTGTGAGAGAAGTCAAACACGGGAGATTCAAGAAAATCTTTCAGTGTACAAACGATGCATTAttacagacgtgtgtgtgtgtgtgtgtgtgtgcgagtgaggACAGCTGTTAGAGGTGAAACAGTGAACAATCAGCAGGtgacgataaaaaaaaaaatacaatcagtGAATATACATTCAATTTCAGTGACGAGGGAAACTCCCTGTGAGCTGAGTGAGGACCGCGAGGAAAAGACTCTGCTGCCTTTTATCgttttaatctggattaaatgACGATGACGacactttaaaggtccagtgtgtaacttttcatAAACTATAGTCACAGGTTTGCTGGCATCCATCgtttaattgctttaaaataacacatttgttcacTTTTTGCAGCCTTGTATTTGTCGTATTTGTCGTATTTGTCGTATTTGTACTTCGGGGCTCGTTTTACAGAAGCCGcatgaatggacaaaccagtcaGAGCGTGCTTTGGTATTTAAAAGTGCAGgctgtgaaggccactgtagttcccatGATGCACTCGGGAGAGCCAGCAATGAAGATCAGGATTaagtaaaataatcaaattaaaattcaCAGCCTGCAGTTTggatttgtaaaaatgtaacagtCGACGCCACAGAAGAGTAAAATAATGTCGCAGTCTCaacactagatgtcactaactgttacacactggacctttaagagcTGAAAggtttaaatgaagttaaatgtGACAGAATAATCTGGATTTTCGAGGCAGTTTGAGTTTCATCATGTTACAAAAAGGTGAGTCTATAGTAGTTTGTGTATCACGGCTGCAGGGCTAACGTTGACTGTCGTCCCAGTGTTTCATTACAACAATATagaaatatagaatatagaatatagaaatTCATTCTTAtctaatatatacatatatatatatatatgtatgtatgtatgtataaagtGTGACTATTTAttggattgttgtttttgtaacagcataaatgtgattttaagtaacatattttctgttgtgttcCTTTGTTTCTACACGGGTCAAAGCAACAAGTATCTCAAGAGTTCCTTTtatgatcctcctcctcctcttcttcttcttcttcttcttcctcctcctcctcctcctcctcctctctgtcctccagtcCAGTCTTCACCAAGAGTTAAACATAAGGATGACCCTCCTCCGTGTTTTCTGTATCACTGGATGGCTTCCACATAGTTAGCAGGATACAGGCCCGTTTGTCCGTCCTTCAGTTTGCCTTTGCACCAACCCTGATCGTCCTCCTCACCAATTTTGGTGAATTCATCccctggaaaagcaaaaagaaacagaaacagatgaatcgtgcgtaccactggtggtccACAtaacacagtttgagaaccagtgtgtaaaatttagcaacatcATATTGCGAGAGTGTTTGACTCTTTGATGATAAAGGGTGGatcagtgtgacagagagaagatgtGAGGAAACATTTGTGATCTTCCTCATTAGAACTGAGCAGTCGACGTCCGTCACTGATGCTTCACTGAGGTTTGTTGTGTCGAGACATGAAGACGTCTCTCACACGTTTCTTACCTGCTTGGAAGGTGAGCTCGTCCTGCTCCTGTCCTTCGTAGTCGTACAGGGCTTTGACAGGAACACACACCAGCGGAGACGTCGGCTCGTCCTCAAATGGATTTCCATCGCCGTTGGCAGAGAAAGGGTTAACGCCGGTGTCTTCGTCTGACCAGTCGGGAGTCTTCTCCGTGCTGCTCAcgctgcgcgcacacacacacacacacacacacacacttaggaACGGTCTCTTCTCAACACGGACGAGCGTTACAACACGGACAGCACAGGCCGGCATGCCGGAGGAAGCAGGAACTACAGTCCAGCGTGAGAgaagcaacaacacaacaccaaaGTCAAgtcatgacaacacacacacacacacacacacacatcctgaaaACATCAGCTCAAAGTAAGAGAACATGCTTCTGCATGACGTCAGAGCGACGGCGACGAGCTGGAGAGCGATCACGATGCAACAACATGACAACGAAAAATACACAGGAACAAGCAAATCAGGGTTGTGACTGTGTGATTGGAGTTTAGCCTGAACGACCAGCAGGGGGAGCCACCTGAACACCAGGGACTTACAGTCAGATCTGTTCACTGAGTCAATCTGTGTGATCATTTCTGATGTTGTTTATGGTGTAAGACGAGATCTGACTgtaagacagaaaacacacacacacacacacacagccacagagtgtgtgtgtgtgtgtgtgtgtgtgtgtgtgtgtgtgtgtgtgcatccaacACAACCACCTGACACctgaaggaggaagaagaaaggaacAAAGTCACTGAGACGAGGAAAGGACGGAAGAACCACGGAGTAAAGGCGGGGCAGGGGCGGGGAGAGAAGGCATGAATGCTGCGGGTGGGCGGAGTTTTCTCCTGTTCACCAacgtttttatttcatctttattcACACTGATGTGATTCTCTGTCGTCTGCTGCTCCACGGccgtctcctcttcctcgtcttcGTCTTCGTCTTCGTCAAAGGGGTTGGAGCCCACAGGTGCACTTTTATTcagtgcacgcacgcacacacacacacacacacacacacacacacacacatgtttaaatACACACCTGTGACACACATGACGACGCCTTAATGTAGAGTTCGATTTACAATCACAGCTGATTCAACCTGACAGAACTCTGCTCATATGTACAACACACTGGTTTGTGTCTGACACtcctgtgtctttttctgtgaGACCTACTGTCCTCCTCTACGACATCCATGAagcttctctgttgtgtgtgtgtatatatatatatatatatatatatgtgtgtatatatatatatatatatatatatatatatgtgtgtatatatgtatacatacacacatatacacgtaTCCACAGCACTGTTACAGCCAGGGTTAATGAGAGCTCACAGTGCACATGCTGTTCATGCTCTCATGTGCAGGAAATGACGGGAAAACAACGTAAATCCTGGAGGAGGGAGCAGCAAGTTCAGAGGTCAAATGCTTCCCGTGCCTGACATTCCCTCCGTCGACTCCTCCACGCGCTCTCGTGATTCCGTGTGGATCACGGCcattatttcattataaagCACGAACCTTATTACTGAGCTGCAGAGGAATGTTTCAAAGTCACAGCAAcgacgtgtttgtgtttcctctaTAATATAATGATCACTATATGAAAGGTTTTTAACTCCACTGTTGTGTCCTCATTGCTGTTGCCACAACAGCAAACTTCTCTGTGGGGACAAATAActtcttatcttatcttcaCTTTAGAAAGGTTACATAATGCcatgaaaacatcaacacactCTAAACCTCTGAGAGGCATTTCATTCCCTTATATATTAGAACTCAACTCAACACGAGGACGTCACCAGGTCACaattaatgataaataaatgaactgtaTCTATATGAaaggcttcacacacacacacacacacactgactcaaaCAACACTATTCAAGTTTCCCTTGAATATTCCAGcaccaacaataacaataataataataataataacaataataataataataattataacactAGTCCCAGCTCTCAGTCTCTCAGGGCTCACCACTTCTTTCCCAGCAAACTGCAGCTAAATGTTTACCGTTGCCGTGGTAACAGTGGCACAACTACACGTCACTCCCGGAGCTTCTCTTatgcaattattatttattccttCTGtgggaagagtgtgtgtgtgtgtgtgtgtgtgtgtgtgtgagagatcagACGTCTACCTGCTGCTGGTCTTCACAGGCTGAACAGGCTGGTCTGATCCAGTCTGACTGATCCCGGTCAGGGTTACGCCCTCTGAaggtttcttcttctctcgTCTGCTGAGCGTTCGGTTCAGGTCTATGGACCAGtcctgtacaacacacacacacacacacacacacacacacacacacacacacacacagagtttggtTCAACTTCCAAAACCTGCTGTTTACAGCTGGTGGTGCAcagcaaaacagacacacacacacacgcgtgtgcaCTTAGACACGACCGTGTTCAGTTTCCACCACCTGTCGAAGGAAAAACAGCACCAAGGGATTTCCCCTCCACCAGACCAGAACCAGGGAGAGGAACAGAATCCACGTGGTAGAGTTCACACGACACTGAACTTATTTCAGCCctaaaaaaacatgtccatcATTCAGACAATACTTTTATTGCCCCTATAAAGTGTCGtttttcataatctattaacCCGTCAACTATTTTCCCCTCTCGTTCATCAGGCCTCTCATCACTGATGAGTGaggaggggtcagaggtcacggaGAGTCGTGTTAAAAGAATCATTAGAGAAATCCTGATAGCATCCAGTAGTTAACAGTGACCTCtgtgtgaactttgacctgacccagttcacacctggtattaacatctgtccagAGTGATCTGATCATGTTCAGATCAAGTCAcaaaaccacattcagaggtgaCGACCTTTGACCCACATTATCTTACGGTGATTATTTGTAACCACTGATGTTTTCTGATCATTCGTgttacaacacatttgtgcagatacacacatacacaatcatTCCTCTGTTTGACATGGTTGCGTTTCCCTGTCATTCGtctgtgtgtcgtgtgtaaacGACTGGTGTTTGTGGTTCGTTTTACAGACTTTCTGTCAGAAATGAAACAGCCTGTTAAAGAGTTTGTGGTGCGAGTGTACGAACAACACTAACGTGACGTCAGACTTGTTAAAAGCATGATTttgtttcacaaacaaacacaacatcagcgCGAGAGGCTGCATCTGATCTCATTTAACGGCAGGTGTGAAAAGTTGATCGCATCACTGAGGACGATGTTAACACCAGCTCTAAATGAGTCCTTTGACTGCTTTTAAACTTCAAACACAAACCACctcaaacacagatcaacagaAGCGGGAAAAGCAGTGTTAGAACGTTCCATGGCTGCTGTGACAGAACAGACTTCAGGACTCACTAAAATGGACCTTCTCTTAAAGGTGCGAGGACGGGACCAGTCCAAGTTCTGTCAGACATAAGGAAAGGGAAGTGTGTGTAGAACAGGGTTAAtgcaaacaacaacatctaaccctgtacatatacatgtccGTGTGTGTGAAGGTAGCAGTGATCTTCATCTCGACAGAAGATCAAACATAAGCGTGCAGTGTTGCAGCACTTTCTCGTGTTAGAGAATCTCTGTGTgtactttgttactttgtcacagAGAAGATTTGATCCTCTCTGttcaagagagaaaaacatccTCCAGAGGTGGAAGAAGGTTCCTCACTGGAACACCTACGTCTGCAAGACGAAAGACTTCGTTCATAAGCACTCTCTATCCATATCTATCCCTGCACCATGACTGTTTGCTTGTTTATTGGTTGAAACTCTTTTAGATGATCCATCTTCACTCTTCTCCTTCCATCTCTTTTATTCTCTTAAGTACAAATCTTGGCATCAGTACCTCAAACTGGGGCCAGTTCATGGGCATGCCCGGGCCATGATTGGACCGGAACCACTTGAGGTCGTCTTCAGCGTCGGTGGCAGAGATGGTGTCGTCCATGGTGTGGTAGATTGTCTGGAACCTGTGTTAatgacacaggaaacacatgaGCTCTCAGTGGATACGTTAACACTACTGCTTTGACACCTGGGACTGAATGCACACCTGTGATTGGACGAGAGGTCCAGGTGCTGTTtgacctccagcagcagctctctgaaAAAGCGTATGCGTTTGTCTTCAAACTGCTGCCACTGCTCAAACACCTGCTCCATGTTCTCCATGTACTGAGGAGTCAGCTTGTCCAGCTCCTCGAGGGATTTCTCGTAGCGTTCTTTAGTCTAAGAGGCGAGAAACCGCGATGACATGATGATGGAGATATGGAGAACTAATACATTCATCAGTCATGGAAACTCTACCTTCTGCGCCTCCTGCTGACACTTCTCCACCTTTTCCTGGAGCTTCTTCTGGGCATCAGGATTGTTGTTGCTCTCTAGTTTGCTGTTGGTTTCCCTGCTGGCCGCCAGTTTCTCCTCTTTACAGGCGGAGTGATAGGATTTCTTCATCGTCTCCACCTGTGGATTTACACTTATTATTGACATCAGTAACTATCAGTAACACAAACTAAAACCGGACCAGTATCTGACATTTATCTCACACAGCATGGGATGCTGAGACGAGACCTCACACATGAACAAACcctaacactaacactaacactcacggccacattattaggtacacctgttcaactgctcgTAACGCAAATATTTAATGAGacactgtatgtgtctgtgtctgtactgtgatgtactgtctgtgtctgtgtctgtgtctgtactgtgatgtactgtctgtgtctgtactgtgatgtactgtctgtgtctctgtactGTGATATTACTGTCtcactgtactgtgatgtactgtctgtgtctgtactgtgatgtactgtctgtgtctgtactgtgatgtactgtctgtgtctgtcactAACGACTGCTCCTCATTTTCTAGACCACTTAATTAATCCAATTTCCTCTCAGGCCTCCACCACTCGTCACTATGGCTACACGACTGTTTAGCTCTGTCTCTGCCCAGTGTCTCAATGACAAGGCCGCGATGTCACAACTCCAACaccatgatgacatcacacacacacacacacacacacacacaggaaacaggaggGAGGAAGTTGGCTGAAGGTtgcagcacatactgtattgtGCTTGTGCAGCGTGGACTGCATACAAACTCTActtctcacttcatttataaaGTTGGTGACTGGTCTTCATCTCTAGTTTCGCTgcttaaacacaacacaatgttaATTCTGTCTATCACAGCACATgtgagtgattgacagctgttaATATCCAACAGGAGCCTGGTTGCCAGTGACGTCTGTAAATTTCTGTTTGCCAATCTCCAGGTTTCATGAGACATGAACAAATAAAGGTGCTGCTATGAAAACAGTACAACGACAGTTCAACTCAGTGTTGTTTCCTCTGGTCGCCACCGTGAGGTGACAGCAGGCCCggtgctgctttgtttttcagtgagcAGGTAGTCATGGAGAGAAAAGACTCAACGGTGAGTCAGTGGATTTTAATTGTAATCGTGAAATGAGCAGTAAAACTGAAGATCCAAGCTGTAATGAGTGGTTTGTCCTGACTGCTTAGGTGTTCATAAGAAGAAACACCTGTGACGGGAAAACACCACACACTATAGACAACGTGGTCTATGGGTGATTTCCCCATCACTGCCGCTGTTTCCTAGCAACAGAGCAACAACAGGACACAGCACAGATCACTAACAGCAGACGAACGTTAGcttgtcaattaaaaaaagacaggcTGCCGTTATCTCCTTTCATAATAATATCTCAGGTTAATATACGTGTACTTATTTATGGACGTCTACAAGTttcatgtatgtatttacatgGTGGTTGTGATTCAAAATGAATAGGTTGACTGCAgagcagacacaaacagagcacTGTGGAGAGACACCAGCGATGTTGTTCAGTCATTTTGAGTGTATCTATTATTATCAAATTGAAGAAGATAACCGGTAGAACTCTTCTTCATCAGTCTCTGTGTGTCGTTTCTTTTCTTAATGAAACTGAAAACGCAGCCAATTTCGTCTGAGAGATGAATAAACGAATTGTGATGCGacagctgatgatgtcacagcctTTAGTGTTTAAGTTTGCACTGAGTTCATCAGGAGCATGTCGTTCTCACCTCCTTGAGTTTCTTGGCCCAGGGTTTCTGTGCCTTACGGAAGCCGTCGTCGGCCTCTTTCGTCTCTTTATATCCACCGATCATCTGCTTGTGGTACGAGTCTCTCTGCCAGTTCTTCAGCTTCTCATAGTCTTCTCCCATCAGCGCTGCTTTCACCTCCATGTGGAGCTCGCTCACCTTCTCTGCCTCTGTGCACAACGCAGACCAAGCTCGCTCCAACGTGCCATACTGAGGACCTGCAGCAAGGGTTattcacctgtcagtgtttcattcacctgtcagtgtttcattcacctgtcagtgttctcttcacctgtcagtgtttcattcacctgtcagtgttcccttcacctgtcagtgttctcttcacctgtcagtgtttttctacATCAGTGTTCTCTTCACCTGTCAAtgtttcattcacctgtcagtgCTTAattcacctgtcagtgtttaaTCACCTGTCAGTGCCTAattcacctgtcagtgttt belongs to Solea senegalensis isolate Sse05_10M unplaced genomic scaffold, IFAPA_SoseM_1 scf7180000013856, whole genome shotgun sequence and includes:
- the pacsin2 gene encoding protein kinase C and casein kinase substrate in neurons protein 2 isoform X3 gives rise to the protein MSGSYDDSMIDVSSDSFWEVGNYKRTVKRVDDGNRLCNDLMNCIHERARIEKSYAQQLTEWSKRWRQLIEKGPQYGTLERAWSALCTEAEKVSELHMEVKAALMGEDYEKLKNWQRDSYHKQMIGGYKETKEADDGFRKAQKPWAKKLKEVETMKKSYHSACKEEKLAASRETNSKLESNNNPDAQKKLQEKVEKCQQEAQKTKERYEKSLEELDKLTPQYMENMEQVFEQWQQFEDKRIRFFRELLLEVKQHLDLSSNHRFQTIYHTMDDTISATDAEDDLKWFRSNHGPGMPMNWPQFENLDWSRPRTFKRRSILDWSIDLNRTLSRREKKKPSEGVTLTGISQTGSDQPVQPVKTSSSVSSTEKTPDWSDEDTGVNPFSANGDGNPFEDEPTSPLVCVPVKALYDYEGQEQDELTFQAGDEFTKIGEEDDQGWCKGKLKDGQTGLYPANYVEAIQ
- the pacsin2 gene encoding protein kinase C and casein kinase substrate in neurons protein 2 isoform X2, which translates into the protein MSGSYDDSMIDVSSDSFWEVGNYKRTVKRVDDGNRLCNDLMNCIHERARIEKSYAQQLTEWSKRWRQLIEKGPQYGTLERAWSALCTEAEKVSELHMEVKAALMGEDYEKLKNWQRDSYHKQMIGGYKETKEADDGFRKAQKPWAKKLKEVETMKKSYHSACKEEKLAASRETNSKLESNNNPDAQKKLQEKVEKCQQEAQKTKERYEKSLEELDKLTPQYMENMEQVFEQWQQFEDKRIRFFRELLLEVKQHLDLSSNHRFQTIYHTMDDTISATDAEDDLKWFRSNHGPGMPMNWPQFEDWSIDLNRTLSRREKKKPSEGVTLTGISQTGSDQPVQPVKTSSSAPVGSNPFDEDEDEDEEEETAVEQQTTENHISVNKDEIKTVSSTEKTPDWSDEDTGVNPFSANGDGNPFEDEPTSPLVCVPVKALYDYEGQEQDELTFQAGDEFTKIGEEDDQGWCKGKLKDGQTGLYPANYVEAIQ
- the pacsin2 gene encoding protein kinase C and casein kinase substrate in neurons protein 2 isoform X4, which produces MSGSYDDSMIDVSSDSFWEVGNYKRTVKRVDDGNRLCNDLMNCIHERARIEKSYAQQLTEWSKRWRQLIEKGPQYGTLERAWSALCTEAEKVSELHMEVKAALMGEDYEKLKNWQRDSYHKQMIGGYKETKEADDGFRKAQKPWAKKLKEVETMKKSYHSACKEEKLAASRETNSKLESNNNPDAQKKLQEKVEKCQQEAQKTKERYEKSLEELDKLTPQYMENMEQVFEQWQQFEDKRIRFFRELLLEVKQHLDLSSNHRFQTIYHTMDDTISATDAEDDLKWFRSNHGPGMPMNWPQFEDWSIDLNRTLSRREKKKPSEGVTLTGISQTGSDQPVQPVKTSSSVSSTEKTPDWSDEDTGVNPFSANGDGNPFEDEPTSPLVCVPVKALYDYEGQEQDELTFQAGDEFTKIGEEDDQGWCKGKLKDGQTGLYPANYVEAIQ
- the pacsin2 gene encoding protein kinase C and casein kinase substrate in neurons protein 2 isoform X1 codes for the protein MSGSYDDSMIDVSSDSFWEVGNYKRTVKRVDDGNRLCNDLMNCIHERARIEKSYAQQLTEWSKRWRQLIEKGPQYGTLERAWSALCTEAEKVSELHMEVKAALMGEDYEKLKNWQRDSYHKQMIGGYKETKEADDGFRKAQKPWAKKLKEVETMKKSYHSACKEEKLAASRETNSKLESNNNPDAQKKLQEKVEKCQQEAQKTKERYEKSLEELDKLTPQYMENMEQVFEQWQQFEDKRIRFFRELLLEVKQHLDLSSNHRFQTIYHTMDDTISATDAEDDLKWFRSNHGPGMPMNWPQFENLDWSRPRTFKRRSILDWSIDLNRTLSRREKKKPSEGVTLTGISQTGSDQPVQPVKTSSSAPVGSNPFDEDEDEDEEEETAVEQQTTENHISVNKDEIKTVSSTEKTPDWSDEDTGVNPFSANGDGNPFEDEPTSPLVCVPVKALYDYEGQEQDELTFQAGDEFTKIGEEDDQGWCKGKLKDGQTGLYPANYVEAIQ